The following proteins are encoded in a genomic region of Phragmites australis chromosome 9, lpPhrAust1.1, whole genome shotgun sequence:
- the LOC133928858 gene encoding cytochrome P450 734A1 — translation MAALFSTLLLAALFAVVPWVLRLFHSFLWVPRRLERRFRRQGIRGPPRSLLSGNAADYRAMLAAARSAPLASFHHSIVARATPQYRDWPARYGRPFVYWFGLRPRLVLSDPELVKAVLTDSTGAFDKAGSGGNNPLARQLIGEGLVGLSGEKWARHRRVIAPAFNMERVKAWIPEIAATTSSVLDKWEVQGERTEFEIDVHKGFHTLSADVISCVAFGSSYEEGKRIFQLQEEQMKLALLAIRTVYIPGFRFVPTKKNRTRQSLNQEIRSSMRKLIEINGRKCEDSKNLLGLMLSASKAGSEFKMGIEEIIDECKTFYFAGKETTANLLTWATLLLALHQEWQEKARNEVLQVCGKYEHPSAENLSNLKIVTMVLKETLRLYPPAVFINRTATKDVKLGKLDIPASTRLDFPIIDIHHDLDVWGSDAEEFNPSRFADGKSYHLGAYFPFGIGPTICVGQNLAMVEAKVALAMTLQRFVFAVSPSYVHAPMLVFTLQPQYGAQIIVHKI, via the exons ATGGCCGCCCTCTTCTCCACCCTCCTCTTGGCCGCGCTCTTCGCCGTCGTCCCGTGGGTGCTCCGCCTGTTCCACTCCTTCCTGTGGGTCCCGCGCCGCTTGGAGCGCCGCTTCCGGAGGCAGGGTATCCGGGGGCCCCCGCGCAGCCTGCTCTCCGGCAACGCGGCCGACTACCGCGCCATGCTGGCCGCCGCCCGGTCCGCGCCCCTCGCCTCCTTCCACCACTCCATCGTCGCCCGCGCCACGCCGCAGTACCGCGATTGGCCCGCGCGCTACGGCCGGCCGTTCGTGTACTGGTTTGGGCTCCGCCCGCGGCTAGTGCTCTCCGACCCGGAGCTCGTGAAGGCCGTGCTGACCGACTCCACGGGGGCCTTTGATAAGGCTGGTTCTGGCGGCAACAACCCGCTTGCCCGGCAGCTCATCGGCGAGGGGCTGGTGGGGCTCTCCGGGGAGAAGTGGGCACGCCACCGCCGCGTGATTGCGCCGGCGTTCAACATGGAGAGAGTCAAG GCTTGGATTCCAGAAATAGCAGCTACCACCTCATCCGTGCTGGATAAATGGGAGGTTCAAGGTGAACGCACTGAGTTTGAGATCGATGTCCATAAAGGATTCCACACTTTGAGTGCAGATGTGATTTCCTGTGTGGCATTTGGAAGTAGCTATGAGGAGGGAAAACGAATTTTTCAATTGCAAGAGGAACAGATGAAACTTGCTCTTCTTGCAATAAGGACTGTTTATATTCCTGGCTTCAG GTTTGTACCAACAAAGAAGAACCGAACAAGGCAGAGCTTAAACCAGGAAATCCGAAGTTCGATGCGCAAATTGATCGAGATCAATGGAAGGAAGTGTGAGGATTCCAAAAATTTGCTCGGGTTAATGCTATCAGCCAGTAAAGCTGGTAGCGAATTTAAAATGGGAATTGAAGAGATAATTGATGAGTGCAAGACATTCTACTTTGCTGGGAAGGAAACAACAGCTAACTTGTTGACATGGGCAACActtcttcttgcattgcatCAAGAGTGGCAAGAAAAGGCCCGCAATGAAGTTCTCCAAGTGTGCGGAAAGTACGAGCACCCTAGCGCGGAAAACCTTAGCAATCTCAAAATT GTAACTATGGTGTTAAAAGAAACCCTCAGGCTGTATCCTCCAGCTGTGTTTATCAATAGGACTGCTACTAAGGATGTCAAGCTGGGTAAACTAGACATTCCAGCTAGCACGCGGCTTGACTTCCCTATTATCGACATTCACCATGACTTGGATGTCTGGGGCTCCGATGCAGAGGAGTTTAATCCATCAAGGTTTGCAGATGGCAAGAGCTATCACCTTGGTGCGTACTTCCCCTTTGGGATCGGCCCTACAATATGCGTTGGCCAGAATCTTGCAATGGTTGAGGCCAAGGTGGCACTTGCAATGACCCTTCAGCGATTTGTGTTTGCTGTCTCGCCATCCTACGTTCATGCACCAATGCTGGTGTTCACCCTCCAACCCCAGTATGGTGCTCAAATAATTGTTCACAAGATCTGA
- the LOC133928082 gene encoding pyruvate, phosphate dikinase 2-like: protein MAPAQCVPMQRVFHFGKGKSEGNRAMKDLLGGKGANLAEMASIGLSVPPGFTVSTEACQQYQAAGRALPAGLWGQVLDGLQWAEEYMSARLGDPQRPLLSVRSGAAVSMPGMMDTVLNLGLNDEVAVGLAAKSGDRFAYDSYRRFLDMFGNVVSTEYS, encoded by the exons ATGGCGCCCGCTCAATGTGTGCCCATGCAGAGGGTGTTCCACTTCGGCAAGGGCAAGAGCGAGGGCAACAGGGCCATGAAGGACCTG CTAGGCGGGAAGGGCGCGAACCTGGCGGAGATGGCGAGCATCGGGCTGTCGGTGCCGCCGGGGTTCACGGTGTCGACGGAGGCGTGCCAGCAGTACCAGGCTGCCGGGCGGGCGCTCCCCGCGGGCCTGTGGGGCCAGGTCCTGGACGGCCTGCAGTGGGCGGAGGAGTACATGAGCGCGCGCCTCGGCGACCCGCAGCGGCCCCTCCTCTCCGTCCGCTCCGGCGCCGCG GTGTCGATGCCCGGGATGATGGACACGGTGCTCAACCTGGGTCTGAACGACGAGGTGGCGGTGGGGCTGGCGGCCAAGAGCGGCGACCGCTTCGCCTACGACTCATACCGCCGGTTCCTCGACATGTTCGGCAACGTCGTGAGTACTGAGTACTCTTAA